From a region of the Neodiprion fabricii isolate iyNeoFabr1 chromosome 7, iyNeoFabr1.1, whole genome shotgun sequence genome:
- the LOC124187001 gene encoding alpha-endosulfine yields MCDNQKGEQTDETTQSIELSSNDIEKIEEAKLRAKFPNTGGRPISGHSAFLQKRLAKGQKYFDSGDYQMAKQKSAAKPKPAGVLPTGDAIPTPETVPQRKTSIIQQKFNTSTSS; encoded by the exons ATGTGCGACAATCAGAAAGGTGAACAAACAGACGAAACAACTCAATCAATCGAG TTGTCGTCAAatgacattgaaaaaatagaagaagcCAAGCTTAGGGCCAAATTCCCAAATACCGGCGGACGCCCTATTAGCGGTCATTCTGCGTTTCTTCAGAAAAGATTAGCCAAAGGA CAAAAATACTTTGATTCTGGGGACTATCAAATGGCGAAACAAAAGTCAGCGGCGAAACCAAAACCTGCCGGTGTCCTACCAACAGGGGATGCTATCCCAACACCGGAAACTGTGCCACAACGGAAAACATCgataattcaacaaaaattcaatacatCTACTAGTTCGTAA